The following is a genomic window from Carassius gibelio isolate Cgi1373 ecotype wild population from Czech Republic chromosome B20, carGib1.2-hapl.c, whole genome shotgun sequence.
ACTGACTGTCTGGccctcattttttttattcacctaAAATTAAAGAGACCTTTCTATCCTGAAAAAGGTCGACGAGAAcaaattctttcaaaaaaaaaaaaaaaaaaaatcacaccccAGTCCACTAGATGGCGGAAAAGCTCTGTTCTATTAATGTTTCAACGCCAAGCCCCATAAGAAGAAGATTCCACTGTTTGTTGTCAAATGACTGTCAAAACTATTTAATCCTAAATCCTTATTCATATAATGTTCTGACGGTGATCAGCATGGCCGAGGAAGAGTTCACAGATATAAATGGCAACTCGATTTCTTTAGACTGCCAAACTCACTCTGCTCTCTGCAGAGAGTTTACTGTCACCTCACCGAAGCTGTCCTTGCGCAAGGTGATGGTCTACACCTGCTTCGTTTGGTTATTTGCTTATGCTGTATTTTTCTTCACCGAGGTAAGAACATCGGATACTGCAAGAATACGAACTCGTAAACTTATTTTCCAATAGTAAAATTAGATTATTCGACTACTATTGACTTTTGTTTAATGTCTAGAACACGACTGTCCTGTCGAGTGCCATCCTCCTCACTCTGGCTGGGATGATGATTCAGATTCACTTTGTGAAGGTGGACCATGAGACCCTTCTCATAATCGGTTCCCTCGGTGTCCAGCTGTCTTCATCTTATGCATCTGGACGAGAAAGGACGATCTTCATTGAGATGAGCAAGCTGAAAGACATTGTGATCAACGAGGCTGTTTATATGGTAAACATGCCGTTTTCTCCAGTGACTCTTGTGTATGATTGACTTTGTGATCGAAAAATAATCACCCTTGTATGTTTCCACCTCAGCACAGCATGATATACTATCTGTGCATTCTGATAAAGGACCCAGCAGATCCTGAGACAGTGACCAGTGTTGTCCCTCTTTTTCAGGTATGAAGCAGCTGCTGTTGTTCTATTGCACAAGCAAGATTATATCTTTAGCCTGTCAGTCTGTAAATTAACATGTTGCATTCTTCCGGCAGAGTTCAAAGCCTCGGCTGAATTGTTT
Proteins encoded in this region:
- the LOC127984591 gene encoding phosphatidylinositol N-acetylglucosaminyltransferase subunit H, yielding MAEKLCSINVSTPSPIRRRFHCLLSNDCQNYLILNPYSYNVLTVISMAEEEFTDINGNSISLDCQTHSALCREFTVTSPKLSLRKVMVYTCFVWLFAYAVFFFTENTTVLSSAILLTLAGMMIQIHFVKVDHETLLIIGSLGVQLSSSYASGRERTIFIEMSKLKDIVINEAVYMHSMIYYLCILIKDPADPETVTSVVPLFQSSKPRLNCLVHVYRSCQEVLAHSR